Proteins from one Pyrobaculum neutrophilum V24Sta genomic window:
- a CDS encoding ribbon-helix-helix domain-containing protein produces the protein MEKSREKMVLISFHVPQSYVDVLDELVKMGLYPSRSEAIRAALRELLSKYKLDG, from the coding sequence GTGGAGAAAAGCCGAGAGAAGATGGTGTTGATATCCTTCCACGTGCCCCAGTCCTACGTCGACGTTTTAGACGAGCTGGTTAAGATGGGGCTTTATCCAAGCAGAAGCGAGGCCATAAGAGCCGCTCTAAGGGAGCTTCTGAGCAAGTATAAACTAGACGGCTAG
- a CDS encoding CBS domain-containing protein has product MLGDFAKVDVVKAYPSTPIREVARLMAERRVGLVVLVEPGNPHRVVGVVSERDIVRAVAQGVSLEEPCEVIATKNVVALDYRESVAKAAEAFRRYGIRHVVVTREGRLYGVLSIRDILREDSALREIASYYDWTFEPGMSA; this is encoded by the coding sequence ATGTTAGGCGATTTTGCCAAGGTGGACGTGGTGAAGGCCTACCCCTCCACCCCCATCAGAGAGGTGGCTAGGCTGATGGCGGAGAGGAGGGTGGGTCTCGTGGTGTTGGTAGAACCTGGCAACCCCCACAGGGTGGTGGGGGTTGTGTCGGAGCGGGACATAGTTAGAGCCGTGGCGCAGGGGGTCAGCCTAGAGGAGCCCTGCGAGGTGATAGCCACGAAAAACGTCGTTGCCCTGGACTATAGAGAGAGCGTTGCTAAAGCAGCTGAGGCCTTCAGGAGGTACGGCATTAGACACGTCGTGGTGACCAGGGAGGGGCGGCTCTACGGCGTGTTGTCCATAAGGGATATCCTCAGGGAGGACTCGGCGCTTAGGGAAATAGCCAGCTACTACGACTGGACATTTGAGCCCGGCATGTCGGCTTGA
- a CDS encoding Rab family GTPase has translation MRCLLAVVLGVGGVGKTTYIYRLVGVPVQPKTTLRPGIYRWSLEGIPLCIVDIPGDKALEVADALARAWPFYFDLAVFMYDVTDVNTLHALLEINSHLRGRLVKPYRRSVVVGNKVDLAGPLVRGEEVARAVEAVGVFYISALRDSYDKVVEPIRAGLRELNLKVSR, from the coding sequence ATGAGATGTCTGCTGGCGGTTGTGCTCGGCGTTGGAGGGGTCGGCAAGACCACCTATATATACAGGCTTGTGGGGGTTCCTGTACAGCCTAAAACCACGTTGAGGCCTGGGATCTACCGGTGGTCTCTGGAGGGGATTCCCCTCTGTATAGTGGACATCCCGGGGGACAAGGCCCTGGAGGTGGCCGACGCGCTCGCCAGGGCTTGGCCTTTCTACTTCGACCTAGCGGTTTTTATGTATGATGTGACCGACGTCAACACCCTCCACGCGTTGCTGGAGATCAACAGCCACCTTAGGGGGCGGCTGGTGAAGCCGTATAGGAGGTCCGTGGTCGTGGGCAATAAGGTGGATCTGGCGGGGCCGCTGGTCAGAGGCGAGGAGGTGGCGCGGGCTGTAGAGGCGGTGGGCGTGTTTTACATATCCGCTTTAAGGGATAGCTACGACAAGGTAGTGGAGCCGATCCGCGCGGGCTTGAGGGAGTTAAACTTAAAAGTCTCTAGATAA
- a CDS encoding DMT family transporter — MFGLAFAVAAAVAFSINAPLAYAATRRGASPTALVAVRNVVAAAVLAPFADFKISQGALLAVVLSSIFGPGLGDYFYFKAMKNSGVATAVTIGYTYIFTAQLFSAAIEGERIKAGALLGSALAFAGVATALGGRPTGRGVLYGVATSLSWGMASALLGAAAREATPYTIAAVRAAVLIPPFLALARGIGRPGLVYAALSGVVGLAAGTLAFVNAIAQIGVAPTVITTSLTPLLSQVFDRAINKSPISPKYIMGALLVSLGIASAVMIN; from the coding sequence ATGTTTGGACTCGCCTTCGCCGTAGCGGCTGCTGTGGCTTTCTCCATCAACGCACCTCTTGCATATGCAGCGACCAGGAGGGGGGCAAGCCCCACCGCCTTAGTTGCGGTGAGAAACGTCGTAGCCGCCGCAGTTCTGGCGCCTTTTGCGGACTTCAAGATTTCACAAGGAGCCCTCCTAGCGGTGGTTCTCTCGTCTATCTTCGGGCCAGGCCTAGGCGACTACTTCTACTTCAAGGCCATGAAAAACAGCGGCGTAGCTACCGCGGTAACAATCGGCTACACCTACATATTTACAGCGCAACTCTTTTCTGCGGCTATAGAGGGGGAGAGGATAAAAGCCGGAGCTCTCCTAGGCTCTGCGCTGGCCTTTGCCGGCGTAGCAACCGCGCTGGGGGGAAGACCCACCGGGAGGGGGGTCCTCTACGGCGTAGCCACGTCGCTGTCGTGGGGGATGGCCTCGGCGCTCCTTGGCGCCGCGGCGAGAGAAGCCACGCCATATACAATTGCCGCGGTTAGAGCAGCCGTCTTGATACCGCCATTTCTGGCACTAGCTAGAGGCATCGGCAGGCCAGGCCTCGTTTACGCGGCTCTGTCGGGTGTTGTGGGGCTGGCGGCGGGCACGCTGGCGTTTGTCAACGCGATAGCCCAGATCGGGGTGGCCCCCACCGTGATAACCACATCCCTCACCCCTCTGCTCTCCCAGGTCTTTGACAGGGCTATAAACAAGTCGCCAATATCGCCAAAATATATAATGGGGGCGCTACTAGTGAGCCTAGGCATAGCCTCGGCCGTGATGATTAACTAG
- a CDS encoding cytochrome c biogenesis protein — protein MRALTALLIASALVLALQIGQLQFIDVNSAQDLANALGEGPVLIFIHQPDCPGCIYMKTQVFPNGQVAAALKGVRLISIDLSKYLLRSLDVVADGQVYIYYERSLSVQRASGPQRIPVVGTPTLVMGYVKDGKLHVTFVMIGAADVPTFLEFVKMAYGAAQKTPQQAPQQAPQPTPNVAVQLAASFAAGAASVFSPCVLPVLTIAATTYLARRSLPLVLAGMAASFAALATAVTALASWVGQAVNTALYLVGGAVLIAMGLVLVVERLNRSFVLWASRFQTSAYKASKRAVGRAGDVLLGASLGAVWTPCIAPFFGAVVVANFVASALSGNYIALFVSTLAYAAGLAVVIHLLVGALKRGAGRASRSMKWAAWGRRLEYAVGIASIALGALLIGEAAGLGTFSALFKL, from the coding sequence ATGAGGGCGTTGACGGCTCTGCTGATAGCGTCAGCTCTTGTGTTGGCGTTGCAGATAGGACAGCTCCAGTTTATAGACGTCAACTCTGCGCAGGACCTCGCCAACGCCCTGGGGGAGGGCCCCGTCTTGATATTTATCCACCAGCCCGACTGCCCAGGCTGTATATATATGAAGACCCAAGTCTTCCCAAACGGCCAAGTCGCCGCGGCTCTCAAGGGAGTTAGGCTTATCTCCATCGACCTTTCCAAGTACCTACTCCGGAGCCTCGACGTGGTGGCAGACGGCCAGGTCTACATCTACTACGAAAGGTCGCTTTCTGTACAGCGGGCCTCGGGCCCCCAGAGGATCCCGGTGGTGGGAACCCCCACGCTGGTTATGGGATATGTGAAAGACGGCAAGCTACACGTGACCTTTGTCATGATCGGGGCCGCCGATGTGCCCACCTTTCTAGAATTCGTGAAGATGGCCTACGGCGCGGCGCAGAAGACCCCCCAGCAAGCGCCCCAGCAGGCGCCTCAACCTACGCCCAACGTCGCGGTTCAACTTGCCGCATCTTTTGCGGCGGGAGCAGCCAGCGTCTTCTCGCCTTGTGTTCTACCTGTGCTTACGATCGCCGCTACTACGTATCTAGCTAGGCGGAGTCTGCCTCTGGTTCTTGCCGGCATGGCCGCCTCCTTTGCGGCTCTAGCCACCGCGGTTACCGCGCTAGCCTCGTGGGTGGGGCAGGCGGTCAACACGGCGCTGTACCTCGTGGGAGGAGCCGTGTTAATTGCCATGGGCCTTGTGCTGGTGGTGGAGAGGTTGAACAGATCCTTCGTCTTGTGGGCCTCTAGGTTCCAGACGTCGGCCTACAAGGCGTCAAAACGCGCCGTGGGCAGAGCCGGCGACGTGCTCCTAGGCGCCTCCCTCGGCGCGGTGTGGACCCCCTGTATAGCTCCGTTTTTCGGAGCCGTCGTTGTGGCGAACTTCGTGGCTTCAGCACTAAGCGGTAACTACATAGCGCTTTTCGTCTCGACTTTGGCCTACGCCGCGGGCCTCGCCGTCGTTATCCACCTCCTGGTGGGGGCTCTGAAGAGGGGCGCGGGCCGGGCGTCTAGGAGCATGAAGTGGGCGGCGTGGGGCAGAAGGCTTGAATACGCCGTTGGCATAGCCTCGATAGCCCTCGGCGCGCTCCTCATAGGGGAGGCGGCCGGGCTTGGGACATTTTCCGCACTTTTCAAGCTATAG
- a CDS encoding haloacid dehalogenase → MIKAEELHGELRRYEQAKDEVIQTSIKVARLSKAVVYSTIRKDFSSAEKALREMEEVVAKLKRLIQEWPMFYGNATTGLQEYVEATALYLYIKEGRLPTKEELGVDVYTYLMGIADIAGELGRSATEELLKKNVEAARRLKDAVESLYLDLLALEPRDYELRKKVDYVGSQANWISEKLFYATTCRQSPE, encoded by the coding sequence GTGATTAAGGCAGAGGAGCTACACGGGGAGCTTAGGAGGTATGAGCAGGCGAAGGACGAGGTGATCCAGACCTCCATCAAGGTGGCCCGCCTATCTAAAGCCGTTGTATACTCCACGATAAGGAAGGACTTCTCCTCGGCTGAGAAAGCGCTTAGGGAAATGGAGGAGGTTGTGGCGAAGCTGAAGAGGCTGATCCAGGAGTGGCCAATGTTCTACGGAAACGCGACCACGGGGCTGCAGGAGTACGTCGAGGCGACCGCGCTGTATTTATATATAAAGGAGGGCAGACTCCCGACGAAGGAGGAGCTGGGGGTAGACGTCTACACCTACCTCATGGGGATAGCCGACATTGCGGGAGAGCTTGGGAGAAGCGCCACCGAGGAGCTGCTTAAGAAAAACGTGGAGGCGGCTAGGCGCCTCAAAGATGCTGTGGAGAGCCTCTACCTAGACCTACTAGCGCTCGAGCCGAGGGACTACGAGCTCAGGAAGAAGGTAGACTACGTGGGTTCGCAAGCCAACTGGATCTCTGAAAAGCTCTTCTACGCAACAACCTGCCGGCAGAGCCCCGAGTGA
- a CDS encoding NAD(P)/FAD-dependent oxidoreductase codes for MKPVAKVVGLGPSGSAFLKSYGRAAAVELSPRYFKACGEAVPVETPLVDGRYVVDKVKRFKFYHWEREVGEVAYAKPRWYIVDKRAWVESMRAAPQVQDPPEVVVNAGGPYQSLGDKIYIARAYVKGPRLEDETAYFIFPPDAVGFYWAFPHGGVYNVGGGFLGVDNPLPRLYAFVERWLGGGQILDVRGAPFTAFPKVVLHDGRGYRVGEAAGLVYPLTGEGIRPGVLSAIALAEALSTKRPLDSYRRAVKKIVEQIEFQKRLLKLAERLLNRGEALLELADDAVLRDYIEENLTAKTLFTAAAKRPRYGVKLIAALLK; via the coding sequence ATGAAGCCGGTAGCGAAGGTGGTGGGGCTGGGGCCCTCCGGCTCCGCCTTTTTAAAGAGCTACGGCAGAGCCGCCGCCGTGGAGCTCAGCCCCCGCTACTTCAAGGCATGCGGCGAGGCGGTGCCCGTGGAGACCCCCCTCGTAGATGGGAGATATGTCGTGGACAAGGTCAAGCGGTTCAAGTTCTACCACTGGGAGAGGGAGGTGGGGGAGGTGGCGTACGCGAAGCCCAGGTGGTACATAGTCGACAAGAGGGCGTGGGTGGAGTCCATGAGGGCCGCGCCGCAGGTCCAGGACCCTCCCGAGGTGGTTGTAAACGCGGGGGGTCCCTACCAGAGCCTAGGCGACAAGATATACATAGCTAGGGCATACGTCAAAGGCCCTAGGCTCGAAGACGAGACGGCCTACTTTATATTCCCTCCAGACGCCGTCGGCTTCTACTGGGCGTTTCCCCACGGCGGTGTTTACAACGTGGGCGGCGGCTTCCTAGGCGTAGACAACCCCCTCCCCCGTCTCTACGCCTTTGTCGAGAGGTGGCTCGGGGGAGGCCAAATACTGGATGTCAGAGGCGCCCCATTCACCGCGTTCCCCAAGGTGGTTCTCCACGACGGCAGAGGTTATAGGGTGGGGGAGGCGGCGGGCCTCGTGTATCCTCTAACCGGCGAGGGCATCCGCCCAGGGGTGCTCTCGGCGATCGCCCTCGCCGAGGCCTTGTCCACAAAACGCCCCCTGGATAGCTACAGACGGGCCGTGAAGAAGATAGTGGAGCAGATAGAGTTCCAGAAGAGGCTTTTGAAGCTCGCCGAGAGGTTGCTCAATAGGGGAGAGGCGTTGCTCGAGCTCGCGGATGACGCCGTGTTGAGGGACTACATAGAGGAGAACCTCACGGCGAAGACCCTATTTACGGCGGCGGCGAAGCGGCCTAGATACGGCGTAAAGCTCATAGCCGCTCTGCTCAAGTAG
- a CDS encoding Sec-independent protein translocase subunit TatA/TatB produces the protein MYLILAGQEWLIVLIAIVIILIWGPSKLPSLARGMGEAIREFRKAASGIEEEPRRTEKKEEIDQKIVEMAKSLGIQTEGKTKEQLLDEINKKLAELKKAS, from the coding sequence ATGTATCTGATACTAGCAGGTCAGGAATGGCTGATAGTTCTCATCGCGATTGTCATAATCTTGATCTGGGGCCCCTCTAAGTTGCCCTCCCTAGCCAGGGGGATGGGGGAGGCCATCAGGGAGTTTAGAAAGGCCGCCTCCGGCATAGAGGAGGAGCCGCGTAGGACGGAGAAGAAGGAGGAGATAGACCAGAAGATAGTGGAGATGGCCAAGTCGTTGGGTATACAGACCGAGGGCAAGACAAAGGAGCAGCTGTTGGATGAGATAAATAAGAAGCTGGCTGAGCTGAAGAAGGCCTCCTAA
- a CDS encoding MBL fold metallo-hydrolase: protein MEVEVVTAGPLETNTYLVCRGDECLVIDPAEAAPVVKALGRRGVAAVVATHLHFDHVSGVGELVKLYNAPFYAHPADWAVYRELNEVAVRWGFGVPDIPEPKPTPRRLWDLDVLHTPGHTPGSISLVAEGFVFTGDTLFRRSVGRTDLPLGDWRALTASVCALYQLPKHYLAYPGHGPATTIGEEASGNPFIRHSQCNTLNSTA, encoded by the coding sequence ATGGAAGTCGAGGTGGTCACCGCCGGGCCCCTTGAGACCAACACATATCTCGTCTGTAGAGGTGACGAGTGTCTAGTGATAGACCCAGCCGAGGCCGCGCCGGTCGTTAAAGCGCTTGGGCGTAGAGGCGTCGCCGCGGTTGTGGCTACCCACCTCCACTTCGACCACGTCTCAGGCGTGGGGGAGCTGGTTAAGCTCTACAACGCGCCGTTTTACGCGCACCCCGCCGACTGGGCCGTGTATAGAGAGTTGAACGAGGTGGCGGTCCGCTGGGGATTCGGCGTGCCTGATATCCCTGAGCCCAAGCCCACGCCGCGGAGGCTCTGGGATCTCGACGTGTTACATACGCCGGGTCACACGCCGGGCTCGATTTCGCTAGTGGCAGAGGGCTTCGTCTTCACAGGCGACACCCTCTTCAGAAGGTCCGTTGGTAGGACAGATCTACCGCTAGGCGACTGGAGAGCGCTCACAGCGTCGGTCTGCGCGCTGTATCAACTGCCCAAACACTACCTGGCGTATCCGGGACACGGCCCCGCCACGACCATAGGCGAGGAGGCCTCAGGCAACCCCTTCATTAGGCACAGCCAATGCAACACGTTGAACAGTACGGCATAG
- a CDS encoding protein-tyrosine phosphatase family protein, with translation MGRVECPYWVVENLGGSCMPRRSDVERWISLGVKSVVTLAEAWEIEYYGGWSLPEFRDVLRRQGVDWIHWPTPDGYPPRDLLALVELIDEELRRGPVVVHCVGGMGRTPTALAAYLAAKRCMGADDAIRRVEAVNPAIAITELQYYAILEVEAASRGRCGQGT, from the coding sequence GTGGGGAGAGTGGAGTGTCCCTACTGGGTGGTGGAGAACCTCGGCGGCTCGTGTATGCCGAGGCGGAGCGACGTAGAGAGGTGGATCTCCCTCGGTGTAAAATCCGTCGTCACGCTTGCAGAGGCTTGGGAAATTGAGTACTACGGCGGCTGGTCGCTCCCGGAGTTCCGCGACGTACTCCGCCGGCAAGGCGTAGATTGGATCCACTGGCCTACTCCCGACGGCTATCCGCCTAGGGACCTCCTGGCGCTTGTGGAGCTGATAGATGAGGAGCTGAGGAGGGGGCCTGTGGTGGTGCACTGCGTAGGGGGGATGGGGAGGACGCCCACCGCTCTAGCGGCGTATCTAGCGGCGAAGAGGTGCATGGGCGCAGACGATGCGATAAGAAGAGTGGAGGCGGTGAACCCAGCCATCGCAATCACAGAGCTCCAGTACTACGCAATTCTGGAGGTGGAGGCGGCGTCCCGCGGCCGCTGTGGCCAAGGTACATGA
- the tatC gene encoding Sec-independent protein translocase TatC, producing the protein MESKPPRDKEMPLWEHLAELGRRLKRVLIAFVVVFIVMWMPAPNLSGGSLLSVVTSFFVSGEYNPLAYWMFMQSINPLLADLNKTGNVKIALIAGEVWNPLAAVMYASLYLTALVVFPYFVYQMWLYVQPALYPHEERAVKKYLWVALLLFYAGNLFGILIIYPSLFRFVVGLSHVIKVEQIFSVASVVSTWIQIAFWTGLIFETPIVMAILSEICLLNPWTLAEYRPLVYAVALILIAVVTPDTTLISTFLTFIPFAILFEVGLVWSRRIVRRCPDVQPRR; encoded by the coding sequence GTGGAATCTAAGCCGCCGCGCGACAAGGAGATGCCTTTGTGGGAGCATCTCGCCGAGCTTGGCAGAAGGTTAAAACGGGTGTTGATAGCCTTCGTCGTCGTTTTTATCGTAATGTGGATGCCTGCCCCCAATCTAAGTGGAGGGAGCTTGCTGAGTGTTGTCACATCCTTCTTCGTCTCCGGCGAGTACAACCCTCTCGCCTATTGGATGTTTATGCAGTCGATTAACCCTCTCTTGGCTGACTTGAACAAGACGGGGAACGTCAAAATCGCCCTAATTGCAGGTGAGGTGTGGAACCCTCTTGCGGCTGTTATGTACGCCTCCCTCTACCTAACAGCGCTTGTCGTATTTCCGTATTTCGTATACCAGATGTGGCTGTATGTACAGCCGGCTCTGTATCCCCACGAGGAGCGGGCTGTTAAGAAGTACCTCTGGGTTGCCCTGCTTCTGTTCTACGCCGGGAACCTATTCGGGATTTTAATCATCTACCCCTCCCTCTTTAGGTTCGTCGTCGGTCTTTCCCACGTCATTAAGGTGGAGCAGATATTCAGCGTGGCCTCAGTGGTGAGCACGTGGATCCAGATAGCCTTCTGGACCGGGTTGATCTTCGAGACGCCTATTGTGATGGCTATACTGTCCGAAATATGTCTTCTAAACCCGTGGACGTTGGCAGAGTACAGGCCGTTGGTCTACGCCGTGGCGTTGATCTTAATCGCCGTGGTCACGCCCGACACGACTCTTATATCTACCTTCCTCACGTTTATACCCTTCGCCATATTGTTCGAGGTTGGGCTAGTGTGGAGCAGGAGGATTGTGAGGAGGTGCCCCGACGTTCAGCCGCGGCGGTAG
- the infB gene encoding translation initiation factor IF-2 — protein sequence MAVRSPFVVVMGHVDVGKTLLLDKIRGTSVAYREPGMITQHIGMSFVPWQAVEKYAGPLVDRLKLRGKIWIPGFLFIDTPGHAAFSNLRKRGGSVADLAILVVDITSGLEDQGVESLKLIQSRGVPFVIAANKLDRVYGWKSVENRPFLTAVEDQEWHAIATLEESIGKLVEQLSKLGVEADRYDRVRDFGRQVPIVPTSAVTGEGIADLLLVLAGVSQRFIPRDKLTVRPGPARGVVMEVKEERGLGVVADAILYDGVLKKGDTVVTAGIDGPRVAKVRMLVMPKPLEEMRDPEDRYMAVEEVKAAAGVRIVADGLEGVVAGAPLMAVRDPGEVQEAVKVVGEEISEIKIETDREGVIVRADTFGTLESTVLFLRQQGVPIRKADVGPPTHKDVVEAVLSRRKNPAYGVILAFNVKTPPEVEKEAMSSGVKIIRGEILYRIFDEYIKWSQEVKTKTVEQILSQMTRPGKIQILPGYVFRRSNPAIVGVKVLAGTIKPGVTLVKDGKEVGRVMQIQKSGKPVGEAAAGDEVAVSIQGDVMVGRQIKEGDVLYVYVPDEQARQWLFQYKQYLREDELKALEEFLKAGRRR from the coding sequence ATGGCCGTTAGATCGCCCTTTGTCGTCGTCATGGGCCACGTAGACGTGGGCAAGACCCTTCTGCTCGACAAAATAAGGGGCACCTCGGTGGCCTACAGAGAGCCGGGGATGATAACACAGCACATAGGCATGAGCTTCGTCCCGTGGCAGGCGGTGGAGAAGTACGCGGGTCCTCTAGTGGATAGGCTGAAGCTGAGGGGGAAGATCTGGATACCGGGCTTCCTGTTTATTGATACGCCGGGGCACGCCGCCTTCTCAAACCTCCGCAAACGCGGCGGATCTGTCGCAGACCTCGCCATTTTGGTCGTGGACATAACCTCGGGCCTTGAGGACCAGGGGGTGGAGTCGCTTAAGCTCATCCAGAGCCGCGGCGTCCCCTTCGTCATAGCTGCTAACAAGCTGGACAGGGTATACGGGTGGAAGTCCGTGGAGAACAGGCCGTTTCTAACCGCGGTGGAGGACCAAGAGTGGCACGCCATAGCTACCCTCGAGGAATCCATTGGAAAGCTCGTGGAGCAGCTATCCAAGCTGGGGGTCGAGGCAGATAGGTACGACAGAGTGAGAGACTTCGGCAGGCAGGTGCCTATAGTTCCAACAAGCGCCGTAACCGGCGAGGGCATAGCCGACCTCCTGCTGGTGCTGGCGGGGGTAAGCCAGAGGTTCATCCCCAGGGACAAGCTCACCGTTAGGCCAGGCCCCGCACGCGGCGTCGTTATGGAGGTGAAGGAGGAGAGGGGGTTGGGCGTCGTCGCAGATGCCATATTGTACGACGGCGTGTTGAAAAAGGGCGACACTGTCGTCACGGCTGGTATAGACGGGCCGAGGGTAGCCAAGGTGAGGATGTTGGTAATGCCGAAGCCGCTGGAGGAGATGCGGGACCCGGAGGACCGCTATATGGCTGTGGAGGAGGTTAAGGCCGCCGCCGGCGTCCGCATCGTAGCCGACGGCCTAGAGGGCGTCGTGGCGGGCGCCCCCCTGATGGCGGTGAGAGACCCAGGCGAGGTGCAGGAGGCCGTCAAGGTGGTTGGGGAAGAGATCTCGGAGATAAAGATAGAGACCGATAGAGAGGGCGTAATAGTGAGAGCCGACACCTTCGGCACGCTGGAGAGCACCGTGCTATTCCTCAGACAACAGGGGGTGCCCATTAGGAAAGCGGACGTGGGCCCCCCCACGCACAAAGACGTAGTGGAGGCGGTCTTAAGCAGGAGGAAGAACCCGGCGTACGGCGTGATCCTGGCCTTCAACGTCAAAACGCCGCCGGAGGTTGAGAAGGAGGCTATGTCCTCCGGCGTGAAGATAATAAGGGGGGAGATACTCTACCGGATATTCGACGAATACATCAAGTGGTCCCAGGAGGTCAAGACTAAGACGGTGGAGCAGATCCTGTCTCAGATGACTAGGCCTGGGAAGATCCAGATACTGCCGGGGTACGTCTTCAGGAGGAGCAACCCCGCCATAGTGGGGGTGAAGGTGCTGGCCGGCACGATAAAGCCGGGGGTCACCCTCGTGAAAGACGGAAAGGAGGTGGGGCGCGTCATGCAGATCCAGAAGTCGGGCAAGCCCGTGGGGGAAGCCGCCGCCGGAGACGAGGTGGCGGTCTCTATCCAGGGGGATGTGATGGTGGGGAGGCAGATAAAGGAGGGCGACGTCTTGTACGTCTATGTGCCAGACGAGCAGGCCCGCCAGTGGCTATTCCAGTACAAGCAGTACCTAAGGGAGGACGAGCTGAAGGCCCTCGAGGAGTTCCTAAAGGCGGGGAGAAGGAGGTGA
- a CDS encoding NAD(P)/FAD-dependent oxidoreductase, with the protein MKAVVVGGGIAGVFTAYFLRQAGFEVVGVGGEVAYPLVSLVLTLSMPNREDVELAGRSLEIYRRFVQPREITSVDILPRWVDLSRLATPHRVADSVEGIRLEEGEMAVITRDYLIPVRKVVKMLREELGFRDSYALLKVEDGRAYVVADGRRLEGDVVVLAAGYRNSILAREAGISLPLAPYECYAVVYIASRKIWRYSVGDYVLGWYGRPLAPPLYAAGDGCGRYGQGPPPNYVQRITNLIRQRVGRVVPLYLKTGYCEVAPHGGPLYGRHPEVQNLYVIGGFNGYGAMVGPALAERLADLIAGQGRDDPYRLERYMGTTSFDPCAVSERHDWGAVLLRNA; encoded by the coding sequence ATGAAGGCAGTGGTGGTGGGAGGCGGGATAGCCGGCGTATTCACCGCCTACTTCCTCAGGCAGGCTGGATTCGAGGTGGTGGGCGTCGGCGGCGAGGTGGCCTACCCGCTGGTGTCCCTGGTGCTTACTCTCTCGATGCCAAATCGGGAGGACGTGGAGCTGGCGGGGAGAAGCCTCGAAATATATAGGAGGTTTGTACAGCCGCGGGAGATAACCTCCGTGGACATACTCCCCAGGTGGGTAGATCTGTCGCGGCTGGCCACGCCCCACAGGGTGGCGGACTCGGTGGAGGGCATACGCCTGGAGGAGGGGGAGATGGCGGTCATCACGAGGGACTACCTGATACCGGTTAGAAAGGTGGTGAAGATGCTTAGGGAAGAGCTGGGCTTCAGAGACTCGTACGCGTTGCTGAAGGTGGAAGACGGCAGAGCATATGTCGTGGCCGACGGGAGGAGGCTGGAGGGAGATGTCGTGGTGCTGGCGGCGGGGTACAGAAACAGCATACTGGCGAGGGAGGCCGGCATATCCCTGCCCCTTGCCCCCTACGAGTGCTACGCAGTGGTTTACATAGCCAGTAGGAAGATCTGGAGATACAGCGTAGGCGACTACGTCCTCGGTTGGTACGGGAGGCCGCTTGCGCCCCCCCTCTACGCGGCCGGAGACGGCTGCGGCCGCTACGGGCAGGGGCCTCCCCCCAACTACGTCCAGAGGATAACTAACCTGATAAGGCAGAGGGTCGGCAGAGTGGTGCCGCTCTATCTGAAGACCGGCTACTGCGAGGTGGCCCCCCACGGGGGGCCTCTATACGGGAGGCATCCAGAGGTCCAGAACCTCTATGTGATAGGCGGCTTCAACGGCTACGGCGCCATGGTTGGGCCAGCTCTCGCGGAGCGGCTCGCCGACCTCATAGCCGGGCAGGGGAGAGATGATCCCTACCGGCTTGAGAGATACATGGGTACAACAAGCTTTGACCCCTGCGCCGTTTCCGAGCGCCACGACTGGGGCGCCGTCTTGCTACGCAATGCTTAA
- a CDS encoding chromatin protein Cren7 translates to MAEEILNREYEVEYGGKRYWLRPSKAWVLQPPGKPGVVIALFKLPDGRTVRKAIMRLPP, encoded by the coding sequence ATGGCAGAGGAGATCTTAAACAGGGAGTACGAGGTGGAGTACGGCGGGAAGAGGTACTGGCTTAGGCCCAGCAAGGCCTGGGTCCTCCAGCCGCCCGGCAAGCCGGGGGTGGTCATAGCGCTGTTTAAGCTCCCCGACGGGAGGACGGTGAGGAAGGCGATAATGCGCCTCCCCCCATAG